Within the Borrelia parkeri genome, the region CATCAGTTGTGAAGTCATATCTATTCGTGATTTTTCTGATGATAAACATAAAAGATGCGATGATATTCCTTATGGTGGGGGTGCGGGTATGGTTTTAAAAGCCCAGCCTATCTCTGCTGCTCTTGATTATGTAAATGCAAGATCAAAAACCACAATATTTGTAAGTCCATCTGGGTTGAAATATAATCAAAAATTGGCTTATGACTTGTCAAAGAAGAATGAACTTGTTATAATTTGTGGAAGATATGAAGGGCTTGATCAACGTATAATTGATTTGTATGTTGATTTTGAAATTTCAGTTGGAGATTATGTATTATCCTCAGGTGAGGTTGCTGCTCTTGTCATAATAGATAGTGTATATAGATTGTTAGAGGGTGTAATAAATCCGAATTCCTTGCTTGAGGAATCTTTCAGTTGTGAGTGTGGCTTGCTTGAGTATCCTCACTATACTAAGCCTTATGAATTTAAGGGATTAGAAGTTCCTAATGTGCTTCTTTCAGGTCATCACGAGGAAATAAGAAAATGGCGATTTATGAAGTCTATTGAAAAAACAAAGAAAAATAGATATGATTTGTACCTTAAATATTTGGAAATGAGAGGAGAAAATGATGGATTTAATAAGAAAAATTGAAGCTAAAGGAAAGAGAACAGAAAGTTTTGATTTTAGGGTAGGAGATACTATACGTGTTAGTTATAAAATAATTGAAGGCACTAATGAGAGAATTCAAAATTTTGAGGGTCTTGTTATATCTATTCAAAATAAAGGTATTGGACAAACTTTTTTAGTTAGAAAAATTTCTTCAGGCATTGGAGTTGAGAAAATTTTTCCTATGCATTCACCTATTATAGAAAAGGTTCAAGTGTTAAAGAGAGGGAAGGTAAGGCGGGCAAAACTTTACTATATGAGAGATAGAATTGGTAAAGCCGCTATGAAGGTAAAAGCGCGTCTTGATATTAAGAAGCTTAAATAATACTCAAGTATCTAAAATTACTTTAAATAAAAAGTTTCCTTTAAATGGAAGATTGCAAGTTATTAAGTCCCTTGGTGTTAATAAGTGGCTTGTATCTTTTTTAGGCAATTATTTTGAAGTAAAGAGTAATTTACCATTAAGAGTTGGTTTTAAGTATTTTGCTAAGATGGTTAGTACTTCAGGTAATTTTTTGATTCATGTTAATTATGCATCTATGTTTAGAGATTTAGATTTATCTGAAACTGATGATAAGGTTGTATTTAAACGAAGAGGTGATTTTTTAGATCAAAACACTAAGAAATTGTTTAGGAATATTTTTGCTAATATAAAAGATGAGTTTGTTTTAAAGTTTCTTTTAACTTTGTATGATCAAATTATAACAGAACAGGATTTTATGCAAATTTATAATTATTTTGGTAGTAAATTAGGAATAAGAGAACAGGATAATAAACTACCAATTTTTATTGAAAACAATAATAATTTTATTATTTCAATTCCCTTTAAATTTATGGAAGGAAGTGGTTTGTTATTTTTATTTTCTTATAAAGATTTAGAAGTGGTTTATAAGTGGAGTTTCGTTTATTTTTTTAATGAACAAGAAAAAATTATTTGTGAGATTAATCATTTCGGAGTTGATTCTAAATTAAGAATATATGCAGATTTTGATTTAAATAATATTGTTAGAGAGCTGAGAAGTTCTCTTTTTTGTTATAATATAACTGATATAAAAATATTAAATTCAATTCAAGAATTTGAAGATTTTGATTGTGAAGTAATAGTAGCTAAGAGTATTGATTATGAGATATGAGATAAGATATGCATGGAGAAAAATTAGCTTTATTGATTAAATATGATACTAAATTTCCAGCGCCTTTTATTTTAGCTAAGGCCAGGGGAGAGAAGGTCTTACGTATAAAAGAACTTGCTAAGCGAGAGAGTATTCCTATTGTGGAGGATAAATATTTAGCTGAGAGCTTGTTTTTGGTTAATGAGGGTGATTTTATTGATTCTAAGTATTTTAAAGTAGTTGCACATATTTTATCTGTTGTTTATAAATTAAAGAGTGATAAATTATGAATGTTAGACAAATTGGAAATCGTGGCGAGGGTTTTGCTTTAAAATATTTGCTTGAGAAGCTTAATAATTTTTATTTTATAGAGATAAAATCTTTAAATGTTACAGTATTAGAATATATCACATTTAGTGATTTGAGGTCATTTATAATGTTTTTTTGATATTGTGTTCAATTTTAAGAGATTACTTATTTGTCTTGTATAGATTAAGGGAGATAGCATTGAAGTCTAATCAAAATAAAGCTTGTGGCAATGATTTTAAAAAGGTAAACAAAGTTCCTTATTGGAAAATGAGAAAAGTAAAATCTGAGCTTAAAAAACAAAATGCTGAGGCTTTAAATACTAATGATAATAAATCTGTGGGTACTAACTCTAATGACCAAAAGAATTATAAGGGTAATAAACAAAAAGGACTTAGTAAAGACCGCAGATTGCGTATAAGGTTTAAAGAATCATGTCCTATTTGTGAGAAACCTATCAGGGATATTATTTCTTGTATGTCTATGAAGTTAAATGGTGAAGATAAACCTATACATTTTGATTGTGCTATTGATAAATTGAAGTCTGAGAATGAGCTTTTTAAGAATGAAAGTTTATTGTATAGGGGTGTTGGTAAATTTTTTGTTATTGATAAGTCTGTTAGAGGAGATAGCTTGGCTTTTAAGATAGTCAGGGAAATTGATTTTGAAAATTTAGAGAGTTGTCCTAGTTGGCGAAAAAAAATTCTTCAAGATATGAATAAAGGATTTAAATTTTATTAATTATGAGAGTAGCATTATTTCCTGGGTCATTTGATCCTATTACTTGGGGACATATTGATTTAGTTAAAAGAGCATCATTAATTTTTGATAAGGTTATTGTTCTTGTTTCTAATAACAGTGCTAAGAGTTATTTGCTTAGTGATATTGAAAGATATGAACTTACTTTTGAGGTTATTGCATCTTTAGGATGGTCAAGAATTTTTGTAGATAGGTATGATGGAATTATTTTGGATTATGCTTTAAAAAATGATATTGGTTTTATTGTTAGGGGTGTTAGGGCTTTTCATGATTTTGAATTTGAATTTGAAAGATATGTTGTTAGTAACAAGCTTAGTCCTTCAATAGACATAGTATTTTTACCAAGTAGTGATAAATATCTGTTTGTAAGGTCAGCTCTTGTTAAAGAATTAATAAAGAATAAGAATTTTGATCTCTCAAGTTTTATTCCGGATTTAGTGCAAAAAAAGTTGAAATCTAAATTTATTGACAAATTATCTTAATAATATATATATTATTAAGATATGTTTGTTTATGTTTAAGGAGACAAAGAAATGGCTGTTCCAAAATTTAAGCCTTCAAAGTCTAGAAGTAGGACGAGGCGCAGTATAAATATGAGGAAAAAAATACCTCAATTTCAAGAGTGTTCAAATTGTGGTAATCTTGCAGTAAGGCACAGAGTATGTGTTAAGTGTGGTTATTATAGAAATAGTCAATATTTAGAATTAGGATTGTAGTTTGAACGAGGAATGTTTGTTTATGGGTCAAAATGAGATTTTTAAAAAGGTTAGGTCTATCATATCCGAGCAGCTTGATAAAAAAGAAGATGAAATTACTATGGAATCTAGGTTTGTTGAGGATCTAGGTGCAGACAGTCTTGATATTTATGAACTTTTATATTTACTTGAGGAAGCATTTGATGATAAGATCCCAGAAAATGAGGCTAGTGAATTTGAGACTATAGGTGATGTTGTTGCCTTTATTGAGAAAAAAAAGGATTAGATATTATGGGTTCTGCTGTAATGAAGTTGGATACAGATCGGAGAAAAAAGTTAGATGAGTTCTTAATGGGTTTGCATATTGATTTTAATGATATTGATTTGCTAAATATGTCTTTAAGTCATTCATCATATGCAAATGAATTTGACCAAAAATATGCTAATAATGAAAGATTAGAGTTTTTAGGAGATTCTGTTCTTAATCTTATTATTACAGATTATTTATATAGATTTTATCCTGAAAAGAGTGAAGGTGAACTTAGTAAGGCCAGATCTTATATTGTTAGTGAAGAATCTCTCTCTAGTATCGCTCGAGAACTTAACCTTGGTAACTATATTTTGCTTGGTAGGGGCGAAGAGAATAATGATGGACGTAATAAGAAAGGTATTCTTGCAGATGCTATTGAGGCTTTTGTTGGTGCACTTTATCTTGATGGTGGTTTTTTAAAAACTTTGGATTTTGTTATAGAGCTTTTTGAAGTTCACATAAGGTTGATGTTTAATCGTGGTGATTTTAAAGACTATAAAAGTCTTTTGCAAGAATATGTTCAAAAAAAATATAAAATTTCTCCCACTTATAAGTTGGCTAAAGAGTTAGGTCCTGATCATAATAAAATTTTTTGTGTTGAACTTTATGTTAATGATAAATTTATATCTAATGGTAAGGGAAAGTCTAAAAAAGAAGCTGAGATGATAGCAGCTGAGATGGCACTTAAGAATATTGCAAATATTGATCTTTAATTTTTTTGATTAGAATCTCTTTTTTGTTTAATTTGGGATTAGTTAGTACTTCTCTTAATAGGTAGTCAAGGATTTTTCCAATATTTTTGTTTTCTGTTAATTTAAGGTTTTTGATATCGTTGCCATTTATTTTTAATTCTTTTAAGGATAAGGGATCTTTTAGTAGTTTTTTGCTTCTTATTTTATTTATTATAAATTTGAGTTTATGATCTTTTCCTTTAAGAGCTTTATATATGTCGAGTATTTCCTTATAGTTTTCTCTGGTAGCTTTACTTAACAAAATTCTTATATCATGTAATTTTTTAATTCTTAGAGTATTGATTTCATTAATAACGGTTTTATATAATAGTATTAATTTAATATCTCTATTTGAAAACCGAAGTGATTTTAAATTTTCTATTAAACATGATATATCTTTTTTTATTGTAAAAATGACCATTGCTTTTAAATAAAATTTATTTTTGTTTAAAAGAGTAATTTTATTTTTTAATTTTTTGTTTATTTCTATGTTGAAAAAGTATTTAAAGAAATTTACTTTTTGTAGATAATTTATTCCTTTTATTGGGTTTTTTCCTTCTAGAAGTTTAATAAATTCATGGTTTATTCTTTCTTTTGATAGAAATAGGATGTTTGTTTTTTTATATTTCATGGAAATTAATGTATTTTTATCGATTGTGAAATCAAGTGTGGATGCAAATCTTGCAGCTCTGAGTATTCTAAGAGCATCTTCTTCAAATCTTTTGTTTGGCTTTCCTATACATCTTATTATTTTTTTGTTAAGGTCTTGTTTTCCGTTATAGCAATCTATTATTTCATAGTTAAGCATATTCATTGCGATTGAGTTTATTGTAAAATCTCTTCTTTGAAGATCTTCATTTAAGTTTTTTGTAAATTTTATGTTTTTAGGGGCTCTTTTGTTTTCATAGTCTATGTCTATTCTGTAAGTTGTGACTTCAAAAATTTTTTTATTAAAAATTATGCTTATTGTACCATGCTTTATTCCTGTTTTCACATTGCTTGGAAATAGTTGCATTATTTCTTCTGGAGTTGCATTTGTTGTGAAGTCAAAATCATAAGGTATCTTTTTAAGAAGTAAATCCCTTAAAGCACCCCCTACTAGGAAGAATTCATAATTATGATTATTAAAGATTTTACTAATTTTCATTATGTCTTTATTGTTAATGCCTAGATTCATATAGGAATATATTATAGTTGAAATATTATTTTTTCTAAGGTTAAAATATGATTTTAGTTTATTCTTAAAATATCATAAAATAATATTTGTTTGATGTATATTTAAACATTTATAAATGGGGTTTTATGAACAAGAGTAATGTTAGTATATATGATTCTATTGATAAGCTTTCAAAGGATTCAAGGGCTAAATTGATAAGAGAGATTAAAAAGAATCTAAGCTTAAATTCTTCAGTATTGTCTGAAAATAATTCTAATTACTTATATTCAAATTTTGCCATGCAAATTGATGATTTTTTGTCTAAAAATTTTATGGAAGAGTCATTTTGGGTAAGAATATGGGTATATATCTTAAAATTTTTTCAAAAAGATAAGACTAAAGAGGATATTTATAAAATGCATCTTCTAAAAAGATTAGAAGATCATGTTAATAATATTTATAAAAATCCTGTCATAGATTTTAAAAAAGGATATCTACGTATAGGGTTTGTAGAAATGTTTTTTGAACTTTATTGCCATTTAGTTAAGCTTAAAGGGTATTTTAAGATGTTAGAAAAAGGGAATATTGTTGAACAAGCAATGTTTGAAGTTATTCACAGTAAAATTCCTAATTCTCAGTGTGAGATAGAAGATTTTTTGGAACCTGAGGAGTATGAACAATTCTTAAAAAAAGATAAAACCCAAGATGAATTAGAAGAGATTATTAAACTAAGAATTAGTAATTATATTGCTTCAATTCCTTTACAAATTTATTCAGTTGTAGAGGAGATGTTTGAATTTTTTTATGTTCTAAATGGTATTGCATTTTTCCCTTATAGATCTTTTTTTTCTTTTTTTAATGTTGAGCTTTTAGACGATATGGGTAATTTTGATGTTGCCGATCTTGATAGGACAGTTAGTACCAGTTTTGAGAGTGTGAGTAAGTATTTTAAGTGTTTCTTTGAGATTTTGCATACATTAAAAGATATTGAAATAAATGAAGAGGTTCTGAAAATTATTGTTAAAAATTATTTTTTAATAATAAAATCAAATGAGAATAATATTTTAAGTGAAGAGAGTCTTTTAGGAATTGATTCTATGTTTAAAGACATTTTGGATATTATGACAAAAATCATTAGCTTATCAAAAACTTTGCCTTATTTAGATGTTTTTAAAATTTATTATGAAAATCCCGTTTTAAAGCCTAAAAATTATGTTCCTTGTTTTGATGTAAAAAGTTTTTATGAAAATGTTTTATTTTTAAATGTTACTGAACAGCTTGTTAAAAACTATGCTAAGTCTTTAGCAATACTTGTGAATAGAGAACTTAAAAATTTAATTAAAAATTATAGTGTTATTATTAATTTAGATAGCATAATTTTTAAGGGAATGGAGCTTGAATATTCAAATTTTAAAAAACTTTACTTTCTTAATGAATTCTTCAAGTATATTTATGACGTAAAGATAATAGAAATATTAAGAACCGTAAATAATGTAGTACTTGTCAATAATACTGACTTAAGAAGTTTGTATATTAAGCTTGAGAGAAATATAAGTGTGCTGAGAAAAAAAGTTTATGATTTGTATTTTGAGCTTAATTATAAAAATGAGGAGTATGAACAATATAACAAAGATTATGATAGTGATGATTCTTATAGGGAGAAAATTTTGGAATGGTGCTTGAGGGAGTTTGAGACTGTTAAAGGTTTGGTTTTTGAGTTTATGGTTTGTTTTGTTGATCTTAAGGAGAAGTATATTGCTCTTTTAGACAATAATAATGCTTTTATACAAAGTACTCTTAATATTTCTCATAAATTGTCTACGGAAGATAATGTGAAGATCAGTTTAGGGTATGTTATTGCTAATGTATTATTTATAATTAAACAATCTCTTTTTATACTTGAAAATTTATAGGTTGTTATGAAAAACTTTAATGCAAAAGATTTAAGGTTATTTTCAATTTTGATTAGAGTTTTAGTAATAATTTTATTTTTTAATTCTGTACTTAGTTTGTTTATGTTTTTAGCAGGTGCTTATAATGTGTTTAAGTATTCTTTTCAAAAAATTTCACTTGAATTTGCGATTATATTAAGTACTATTTCTTTTGGACTTGAGGCTATGAGATTAATTTTTTATTTGTTTAGAAGAAAGAGGATTAAACATTATATCATTTTGGTTTTTAGTTTTATTATTTGTTTTTGTGCTTTTTTTTTAAAAATTTTTCTTTTTCTTGAAATATAATTTGTTTGTTTTAATCTTGCTCTTGACTAATATATTTTATTTTTATAAACTAACCATTAGCTTTATTATGCCGACTTAGCTCAGCTGGCTAGAGCAGCGGTCTTGTAAACCGCAGGTCGTCGGTTCGAGTCCGACAGTCGGCTTTTAGGGGGGCGGTACCGAAGTGGTTAACCGGGGCAGACTGTAAATCTGTTGGCATCGCCTACGTGGGTTCGAATCCCACCCTCCCCAATTTGAAATTGAGATTTAACCAGATATTTTGTGAGGTTTAATTTTTTTTGTTTGATTATTTGAGATATAATTTTAATGTTGTGCTTTTTAAATATTTTCGCATTTATTATAATAAAATTTTAATTAATATTTGTAAGTCATGTTTTTCAGGGATAATGTGCTTTGTTGTTTCTTATTTTAATTGAGAGCATGAAAGCGTGATTTTCTTTTTTTAAAAAGAGATTTTAAGTTTTTATGGCAATAAAAAATTTTTTTATTTCCCTTTTTGTGTTATTTGTTATTTTTTCTCTTTTAGCATTTTTTTTGTATTTTTTAAATTCTTCTCCTTTTAAATCTGATGTAATATATGAGTTTGAAGTGCAAAAAGGATGGGGAGTAAAAAAAATTGCTTGGGAACTTAAGAAAAGAGGGTTAATTAGATCTGACAAATTATTGATAGCTATTTCTTATCTTTTTGGTAGTGATAAAAATTTTAGGGAAGGCAAATATTTAATCAATGGTCATTGTTCAACTTTTGATGTATATAGAGAATTTTTGAAAGGCAGACCTATCCTTCCTATTAATATCACCATCCCTGAGGGGTATACTGGTAGAAGAATAGCTTTGAAGCTTTATGAATCAGGCATTATTAGTGATGCGCAAAGTTTTGTTGATTTAATAAATGATGTTAAATTTATCAGTGAACTTGGACTTAGTTATGGTTCTCTTGAAGGTTTTTTATTTCCAGATACTTATAAATTTTATAAGGGTATGGATATGAAGGAAATAATTCGAATTTTTGTTGGTAATTTTTTTAGCAAACTTGGTTCTATTGGGATAGAGCATAAATCTTATTCTAGTGGAGAGTTTTATAATAAAGTGATCGTTGCTTCTATTGTTGAGCGTGAGTATCGAGTTAAGAGTGAAGCGCCAGTAATGGCATCTGTTTTTTATAATAGGATAAAGTCTAATATGGCATTACAATCTTGTGCTACAATTGAATATATTATTACCGAAGAGCTAAGAGAAACTCATCCTACAAGAATTTATTTTTCAGATTTAGAGATTACTTCTGCATATAATACCTATATTAATAAAGGTTATCCCCCAGGTCCAATTTCTAACGCTGGGATTGTATCTTTAAAGGCCGCATTTTTTCCAGCTAACACAGAGTATTTATTTTTTGTTATAAAAGATCCTAAAGTTGGAACTCATAAATTTTCTTCAGCTTATAATGATCATCTCTTAGCTGTGAATAGTTATATTCGTAATTTTATTACTAAGGATTAAGGAAATATGGAGTATGCTAAGGTTATAGATTTAATTAAACAGAGAGTAGATATTGTAGCTTTAATAAGTGAGCGTGTTAGATTAGTTAAATCAGGATCATCTTATAAGGGGCTTTGTCCTTTTCATGCTGAAAGGACCCCTTCTTTTTCTATCACCCCTGCTCAGGGACTTTTTTATTGTTTTGGATGTAGGAAGGGCGGAGATGCCATCAAATTTTTGATGGATATTGAAAAACTTGATTATCATGGTGCTGTTAAGTCTTTGTGCAGTAGGATAGGTATTGTATATAATGATATTAAGAAAAACACTGTAGTTAAGAATAAGACTCAGGATAAATCAATAATTTCAAAAATATATGATTTAAATGCTAAGTTGATTAAGACTTTTGAATTTTTTTTAAATAATAATCAAAAAGTTTTAAATTATATTTTGCAAACGAGAGGGATATCTAAAGAGGTTATTGATTTATTTAATATTGGTTATTTGCGATTCGATATTCCAGGTAAGTTTAATTTTTATAATTTTTTGGTTTCAAAAGGATATTCTGATGAAATTTTGAGTAAAAGTGGTTTATTCCCAAAAAGGAAGGGAATATTTTCAATTTTATCTGGAAGATTGATTTTTCCAATCAGAGATTTTAAAGGAAATGTAGTAGGATTTGGAGGTAGATATTTAGGTAGAAATAATAGGCCTAAATATATTAATTTAAGTGAAACAGAGGTTTTTAAAAAGAAAGAATTGCTTTATGGATTTTATGAAGGCTTTTCTGTAATTAAGGAAAGTAAATCTGTAATCTTAACAGAAGGGTATATAGATGTTCTCTCCTTTTTTACAGCGGGTGTAAAAATTGCAGTTTCTACACTTGGTACTTCTTTTTCAAGAGAGCATTTTGCTTTAATTAAGAGATATGCAAATAAAATAATCATGTGTTTTGATGATGATACTGCTGGGCTTTTAGCTACATTTAAGGCTTATCAGATTTGTTTACCGTTTGATATTGATGTAAGTGTAATTAGGATGAAGTGTGGAGTTGATCCTGCAGATGTTTTAAAGAATAAAGGTGCTTTTGCTTTAAAGGATATGATTAACGATAGCTGTGATGCTTTTGAGTATCTTTTGGAGAAATATTCAGGTAAATATGATTTAAGTAAAACAACAGATTTAAATAGTATGATTGGTATGTTTATAACTTTGATAAGTTTGTCAAGTACTAATACGCAAAGGGATTTTCTTTTAAAAAAGCTTGAGGGTAAGGTGGGTATTAAGTTAGAAACCTTAAGAGAAGATTATTATAGTATGAGAGAGAGGAGTGCAATTGCGAGTTATAAGAGGAATGCATATTCTTATGAGATAAATACCTATGAGAGATATTTATTAGTTGCCTTATTGAAAGACTTTAATTATTTTACTATAATAAGGCGTAATATTAGTGATAGTGACTTGTATGATGTTGATGTAAAAAAAATTTTTATGTGCTTTGAATACCTATTTGAGAATAATGAAAGTTTTTCATTACTTAATTTAAAAGAATTGTTAAAAGATAATAAGTATAGCGTTAGTGAAGTTTTTTTTGAGAATATGCTACGAGTAGAGTTTGAAGTGGATGATGAGATGGTTAAACAAATTTTGTTTGCAATTAAAAAAAGGAAAGTGGAGAATCGAATTTTAGTATTTAAAGATATGAGCAAGGATAATGTTTCAATAGATGCTAAGGTCCAAATAAGGGAATTGATGTTTTTAAATATGCAGAGAGAAAACTTGAGGATATATTTGAATGAATAGTGTAGAAAATAAAGACTTGCAGGTTTTTAAGAAGAAGAATTCAAAAATAATAAAGGCCATCTTAGGTCATTTGGGAGACAAAAAGACAATTACTTTTGAGGATTTAGCTACTTTTTTATCAGGGGATATGTTGGAACCTGACAATATTGATTATATTTATGGAGTCCTTGAGAATGAGGGGATAAGCTTAGTTAATGAAAAGATGGAGTCAGATATTTGTGATATTGATGAATTTGATGAAGCAGATAAACTTGATAGTCAGTGTATGATGTTAGACGATTCTATTCAGAGTGATGATGAAATTGATGATAAATTGGATGAATTTGATGATGAGGTTTTAGACAAAGAAGATTTTAGTTCAGGATATATTAAGAGTGGTTTATTAAAAGATAGTAATTCTGAAGATCCTATAAGGCTTTACTTAAAGGAAATAGGAAAAGAATTTTTGTTAACTGGGAATCAAGAGGTTGAGCTTGCAAAACAGATGGATTCTGGTGAGAGCATAATTGAGAATATTCTTAAAAATGAAGGACTGGTCATAGAGAATTATTATAATTTAGTTAATGCTATTTATTCAAGAGTAGATAAAGAAGAGTTTTTTAAGAAAGAAAAGGAAAGAGAAAAAGATAATAATTTCGATTATTATAACAAAAAAAAAAGGATCACTTCTTTTTATAAAGCTTCATTAAAACCATTTCAGGATCGTTTAATAAAATATATTGAAAGAAAACATAGCTTATATGAGCTTGGGGAAGATATTTTTGAAGAGAGTATTACTAGTGAGAGACTTCATATAAAAGAAATGCTTAAGTCGGTGCCTTTATATCAAGAAGAGTTGCGTATTTTTTCAGATGATTACATTGATTCTGCTAGCAAAATAAAGGATTTAAAGAGGCAACAAAAGTCCATATTGGATAGATTGAAGATAGATAAGGTACGCAATTTGAGAATTTTGGGAAGAGACTTAGCTATTCCTGAGAGAAGGGAGAGGATAGAAAAATCTTTAAATATTCGAGAAGATTTAATTAAAGAGCAAATTACAGAAGCTCAACTTGCTCAAAAAGAGCTTGAGAGAATTGAGATGTATTATGAATATCCAATGGATAAGATAATAAGCATGTCAGAGGAAATCCTTAAGGGCAAGCAGATGATGCAGCATGCAAAAGATCAGTTAATTAAGGCTAACTTAAGACTTGTGGTAAGTATTGCTAAAAAGTATGCTAATAGAGGGTTACATTTCTTTGATCTTGTTCAAGAGGGCAATATTGGTTTAATTAAGGCGGTTGAAAAATTTGAGTATAAGCGAGGCTTTAAGTTTTCTACTTATGCTACATGGTGGATTCGTCAAGCAATAACAAGATCAATCTCAGATCAGGCGCGTACCATTCGTGTTCCTGTTCATATGATTGAGCAGATAAATAGGTTGAATAGAGAAACAAGATATTTGGTTCAAGTGT harbors:
- the rpmF gene encoding 50S ribosomal protein L32 is translated as MAVPKFKPSKSRSRTRRSINMRKKIPQFQECSNCGNLAVRHRVCVKCGYYRNSQYLELGL
- the rplS gene encoding 50S ribosomal protein L19, whose translation is MDLIRKIEAKGKRTESFDFRVGDTIRVSYKIIEGTNERIQNFEGLVISIQNKGIGQTFLVRKISSGIGVEKIFPMHSPIIEKVQVLKRGKVRRAKLYYMRDRIGKAAMKVKARLDIKKLK
- a CDS encoding DUF5312 domain-containing protein, with the translated sequence MNKSNVSIYDSIDKLSKDSRAKLIREIKKNLSLNSSVLSENNSNYLYSNFAMQIDDFLSKNFMEESFWVRIWVYILKFFQKDKTKEDIYKMHLLKRLEDHVNNIYKNPVIDFKKGYLRIGFVEMFFELYCHLVKLKGYFKMLEKGNIVEQAMFEVIHSKIPNSQCEIEDFLEPEEYEQFLKKDKTQDELEEIIKLRISNYIASIPLQIYSVVEEMFEFFYVLNGIAFFPYRSFFSFFNVELLDDMGNFDVADLDRTVSTSFESVSKYFKCFFEILHTLKDIEINEEVLKIIVKNYFLIIKSNENNILSEESLLGIDSMFKDILDIMTKIISLSKTLPYLDVFKIYYENPVLKPKNYVPCFDVKSFYENVLFLNVTEQLVKNYAKSLAILVNRELKNLIKNYSVIINLDSIIFKGMELEYSNFKKLYFLNEFFKYIYDVKIIEILRTVNNVVLVNNTDLRSLYIKLERNISVLRKKVYDLYFELNYKNEEYEQYNKDYDSDDSYREKILEWCLREFETVKGLVFEFMVCFVDLKEKYIALLDNNNAFIQSTLNISHKLSTEDNVKISLGYVIANVLFIIKQSLFILENL
- the trmD gene encoding tRNA (guanosine(37)-N1)-methyltransferase TrmD gives rise to the protein MKITILSLFPSIITPFFENSIMKKVINKGIISCEVISIRDFSDDKHKRCDDIPYGGGAGMVLKAQPISAALDYVNARSKTTIFVSPSGLKYNQKLAYDLSKKNELVIICGRYEGLDQRIIDLYVDFEISVGDYVLSSGEVAALVIIDSVYRLLEGVINPNSLLEESFSCECGLLEYPHYTKPYEFKGLEVPNVLLSGHHEEIRKWRFMKSIEKTKKNRYDLYLKYLEMRGENDGFNKKN
- a CDS encoding EscU/YscU/HrcU family type III secretion system export apparatus switch protein — its product is MHGEKLALLIKYDTKFPAPFILAKARGEKVLRIKELAKRESIPIVEDKYLAESLFLVNEGDFIDSKYFKVVAHILSVVYKLKSDKL
- a CDS encoding CCA tRNA nucleotidyltransferase; this encodes MNLGINNKDIMKISKIFNNHNYEFFLVGGALRDLLLKKIPYDFDFTTNATPEEIMQLFPSNVKTGIKHGTISIIFNKKIFEVTTYRIDIDYENKRAPKNIKFTKNLNEDLQRRDFTINSIAMNMLNYEIIDCYNGKQDLNKKIIRCIGKPNKRFEEDALRILRAARFASTLDFTIDKNTLISMKYKKTNILFLSKERINHEFIKLLEGKNPIKGINYLQKVNFFKYFFNIEINKKLKNKITLLNKNKFYLKAMVIFTIKKDISCLIENLKSLRFSNRDIKLILLYKTVINEINTLRIKKLHDIRILLSKATRENYKEILDIYKALKGKDHKLKFIINKIRSKKLLKDPLSLKELKINGNDIKNLKLTENKNIGKILDYLLREVLTNPKLNKKEILIKKIKDQYLQYS
- the acpP gene encoding acyl carrier protein; this translates as MGQNEIFKKVRSIISEQLDKKEDEITMESRFVEDLGADSLDIYELLYLLEEAFDDKIPENEASEFETIGDVVAFIEKKKD
- the coaD gene encoding pantetheine-phosphate adenylyltransferase, which codes for MRVALFPGSFDPITWGHIDLVKRASLIFDKVIVLVSNNSAKSYLLSDIERYELTFEVIASLGWSRIFVDRYDGIILDYALKNDIGFIVRGVRAFHDFEFEFERYVVSNKLSPSIDIVFLPSSDKYLFVRSALVKELIKNKNFDLSSFIPDLVQKKLKSKFIDKLS
- the rnc gene encoding ribonuclease III, giving the protein MGSAVMKLDTDRRKKLDEFLMGLHIDFNDIDLLNMSLSHSSYANEFDQKYANNERLEFLGDSVLNLIITDYLYRFYPEKSEGELSKARSYIVSEESLSSIARELNLGNYILLGRGEENNDGRNKKGILADAIEAFVGALYLDGGFLKTLDFVIELFEVHIRLMFNRGDFKDYKSLLQEYVQKKYKISPTYKLAKELGPDHNKIFCVELYVNDKFISNGKGKSKKEAEMIAAEMALKNIANIDL
- the mltG gene encoding endolytic transglycosylase MltG, which codes for MAIKNFFISLFVLFVIFSLLAFFLYFLNSSPFKSDVIYEFEVQKGWGVKKIAWELKKRGLIRSDKLLIAISYLFGSDKNFREGKYLINGHCSTFDVYREFLKGRPILPINITIPEGYTGRRIALKLYESGIISDAQSFVDLINDVKFISELGLSYGSLEGFLFPDTYKFYKGMDMKEIIRIFVGNFFSKLGSIGIEHKSYSSGEFYNKVIVASIVEREYRVKSEAPVMASVFYNRIKSNMALQSCATIEYIITEELRETHPTRIYFSDLEITSAYNTYINKGYPPGPISNAGIVSLKAAFFPANTEYLFFVIKDPKVGTHKFSSAYNDHLLAVNSYIRNFITKD